The proteins below are encoded in one region of Misgurnus anguillicaudatus chromosome 24, ASM2758022v2, whole genome shotgun sequence:
- the LOC129437274 gene encoding olfactory receptor 51I2-like, with product MENKTYFYFMLFENLGHIRYVLFTLGFVLYCVIIILNVLIILAICLERTLHQPMYILISCLSINSLYGTAAFFPRVLSDLLSDTHTIFNEACLIQGCVIFTYTANEFATLMLMAFDRFVAISKPLQYHNIITLRVLTILIFILSSFSMLYIGMSFILTSRMTMCGNKLWKVYCHNYEIVKLSCTNSLFSNVYGFFVLIISGFIPLCLILYSYVKILIICQRSSSQFRSKAYQTCIPHIVILVNFSIGIISEIILSRLVNLEMPTWLSLFFSLEFLVVPPILNPLVYALNFTDIRKKLLAIYKNKMLHRMLQID from the coding sequence AtggaaaataaaacatatttttacttCATGTTGTTTGAAAATCTTGGGCATATAAGATATGTTTTGTTCACTTTGGGGTTTGTTTTATACTGTGTGATCATAATCCTAAATGTCCTTATTATTCTTGCAATATGTTTGGAAAGGACATTACACCAACCCATGTACATTCTGATTTCATGTTTGTCCATTAACTCTCTGTATGGTACAGCTGCCTTTTTTCCAAGGGTGTTGTCAGACTTGCTATCTGATACACACACAATATTCAATGAAGCATGTCTCATTCAGGGTTGTGTCATTTTCACATATACAGCAAATGAGTTTGCAACATTAATGTTAATGGCATTTGACAGATTTGTTGCAATCAGTAAACCTTTACAATACCATAACATAATTACTTTAAGGGTACTaactattttaatttttatactctcttctTTTTCAATGCTTTATATTGgtatgtcttttattttaacTTCCAGAATGACAATGTGTGGTAACAAACTGTGGAAGGTGTActgtcacaattatgaaattGTTAAGCTCTCTTGTACAAACAGTTTATTTAGTAATGTATATGGTTTCTTTGTATTGATTATATCTGGTTTTATCCCATTATGTTTAATATTATATTCTTATGTTAAAATTCTTATCATTTGTCAAAGAAGCTCATCACAGTTCAGAAGCAAAGCTTATCAAACTTGTATTCCTCACATAGTAATTCTTGTAAATTTCTCAATTGGCATTATTTCAGAAATCATTTTAAGTCGGCTTGTGAATTTAGAAATGCCAACATGGCTGTCATTATTTTTTTCACTGGAGTTTCTTGTTGTACCACCAATCCTTAACCCTCTTGTTTATGCTTTAAACTTCACTGATATTCGAAAAAAATTATTGgccatatataaaaataaaatgttacacaGAATGTTGCAGATTGATTAA